A stretch of Synergistales bacterium DNA encodes these proteins:
- the ftsZ gene encoding cell division protein FtsZ, with protein sequence MRGRNQFGSFAAAPKEPGKEDLRVVGIGGGGGNALNHMITTQRRDVNYLAINTDMAHLEQSSADTKIPVGLELTKGLGAGANPEIGCKAAMESAKEIKGSLEGADMVFLTAGLGGGTGTGAAPVVAKAARDVGALTVGIVTRPFTFEGQRRMKQAQEGLQELRDAVDALVVIPNDRLLDIVHSNTSLLDAFSMVDDILSKAVAGVIDLIVSPGLINVDFADVRTVLSDAGTAFFGTGKARGEERVSIASRRAISCPLLETSLRGAKGVLFTISGSQDMKLNEVNEAASLITEAADEEATIIWGHNMNEQLEDAVEITVIATGFPAGDAHPEGRKIESILGSRGQPQSSSPQGPVRRKRQKDDEQSDQRPVEVSEDGSSTIRRRPVPKQTNYYKR encoded by the coding sequence ATGAGAGGCCGCAATCAGTTTGGAAGCTTTGCCGCCGCGCCCAAGGAGCCCGGAAAGGAAGATCTGCGGGTTGTCGGCATAGGGGGCGGTGGAGGGAATGCGCTGAACCACATGATCACCACCCAGCGGCGCGACGTCAATTATTTGGCGATCAACACCGATATGGCCCATCTCGAGCAGTCATCGGCAGACACGAAGATTCCGGTGGGACTGGAGCTGACAAAGGGGCTTGGAGCTGGGGCCAATCCGGAAATCGGCTGCAAGGCAGCGATGGAGTCCGCCAAGGAGATCAAGGGCTCCCTGGAGGGAGCCGATATGGTCTTTCTCACCGCCGGGCTGGGCGGCGGGACGGGAACCGGGGCTGCCCCCGTGGTCGCCAAGGCCGCACGTGACGTAGGCGCATTGACCGTCGGGATCGTTACGCGCCCCTTTACCTTCGAGGGCCAACGGAGAATGAAACAGGCACAGGAGGGGCTCCAGGAGCTCCGCGATGCCGTGGACGCACTGGTCGTGATCCCCAACGACAGGCTTCTCGACATCGTCCACTCCAACACATCCCTGCTGGACGCCTTTTCCATGGTCGACGACATCCTCAGCAAGGCTGTGGCGGGCGTGATCGATCTGATCGTCAGCCCGGGGCTGATCAATGTGGATTTTGCCGATGTCAGAACCGTGCTCTCCGACGCGGGAACGGCCTTTTTCGGTACGGGCAAAGCCCGGGGGGAGGAACGGGTCAGTATCGCCTCCCGCCGTGCCATCTCCTGTCCGCTTCTGGAAACAAGCCTCCGTGGGGCCAAGGGGGTCCTGTTCACCATATCCGGTTCCCAGGACATGAAACTCAACGAGGTCAACGAAGCCGCCTCCCTGATCACGGAAGCGGCAGATGAAGAGGCAACCATCATCTGGGGACACAATATGAACGAGCAGCTCGAGGACGCCGTGGAGATCACGGTCATCGCCACCGGCTTTCCGGCAGGCGATGCGCACCCCGAGGGCCGAAAGATCGAAAGCATCCTGGGATCGCGGGGGCAGCCGCAATCCTCCTCCCCCCAGGGGCCTGTCCGCCGCAAACGGCAGAAAGACGACGAACAGAGCGATCAACGGCCCGTGGAGGTTTCGGAAGACGGGTCTTCCACTATCCGGAGGCGGCCTGTTCCGAAACAAACCAACTACTACAAGCGGTAG
- a CDS encoding radical SAM protein, producing the protein MDYWNILSRLQGKRILGINPPVRDFAFFDLWAKPVGLLSLLFQLRNQGNAVELVDAVHEARTKPISYGRWKTGREEIAKPAPYRGTTRRYFHFGLTEDALTKRLQGVEPPDLILLTSMMTYWYPGVFWCVRVLRRVFPEIPILLGGVYARLCPEHAAASGADMIQSAPLPVQEDPEAFTLYERPGYVAVRSSSGCPYRCSYCASRVLDGSYRHYPVEELVAGVRRVIDRFGCADLAFLDDALLVGKEEHFYPLCDALRAGHSNLRLHTPNGLHLREIDSTCADVLYGTGFRTIRLSLEGTDAWTMSQSSAKMEKAHYCRAVDALRRAGYRNRDLETYILVGMPGQSVRAIEDSIAFAKDCGGRVKLAQYSPIPGTSFFREIAKQVPAIREEPLLQNNTVFATQVGKIFSAETLQRLKDIAHA; encoded by the coding sequence GTGGACTACTGGAACATTCTCTCCCGCCTGCAGGGAAAGCGTATCCTCGGCATCAATCCCCCGGTACGGGATTTTGCCTTTTTCGATCTCTGGGCGAAACCGGTTGGATTGCTGTCACTCCTGTTCCAGTTGCGGAACCAGGGAAACGCTGTGGAACTTGTTGACGCTGTCCATGAAGCGAGGACAAAGCCCATCAGCTATGGGCGGTGGAAGACAGGGCGGGAAGAGATCGCCAAACCCGCTCCATACAGGGGGACGACGCGCCGGTACTTTCATTTCGGTCTTACCGAGGATGCCCTCACCAAACGGCTGCAGGGGGTGGAACCCCCGGACCTGATACTGCTCACCTCCATGATGACCTACTGGTATCCCGGTGTCTTCTGGTGTGTCCGCGTACTTCGGAGGGTCTTCCCCGAAATTCCCATTCTCCTCGGAGGTGTCTATGCGCGGCTCTGCCCCGAGCATGCGGCCGCCTCGGGCGCCGACATGATACAGAGCGCCCCTCTGCCGGTTCAGGAAGATCCGGAGGCCTTCACGCTCTACGAGCGACCGGGATATGTGGCGGTCCGGAGTTCGAGCGGCTGTCCCTATCGTTGCTCCTACTGCGCCTCCCGGGTGCTCGACGGTTCCTACCGCCACTATCCTGTCGAGGAACTGGTTGCCGGCGTGCGTCGCGTCATCGACCGGTTCGGGTGCGCCGATCTCGCCTTTCTGGACGATGCGCTCCTGGTCGGTAAAGAGGAGCACTTCTACCCTCTCTGCGACGCGCTCCGCGCCGGCCACAGCAACCTGCGGCTGCACACACCCAACGGGCTGCACCTGCGGGAGATCGACAGCACCTGCGCAGACGTCCTCTACGGAACGGGATTCCGGACGATCCGCCTGAGCCTGGAGGGAACCGATGCATGGACCATGTCGCAGAGCTCTGCGAAAATGGAGAAGGCCCACTACTGTCGTGCGGTGGACGCCCTCCGCAGGGCGGGTTACAGGAATAGAGACCTGGAAACCTATATTCTTGTCGGGATGCCGGGGCAGAGTGTCCGGGCTATCGAGGACAGTATCGCCTTCGCGAAGGACTGCGGAGGAAGGGTGAAGCTCGCCCAGTATTCACCGATTCCGGGAACGTCGTTTTTCAGGGAAATCGCAAAGCAGGTTCCCGCCATCCGGGAGGAGCCGCTTTTGCAGAACAACACCGTCTTCGCGACCCAAGTGGGGAAGATCTTTTCGGCGGAGACCTTGCAGCGACTCAAGGATATTGCCCATGCCTGA
- a CDS encoding mechanosensitive ion channel, whose product MKLSEQKEQELTDPETLETLIENLDTRIERANLQAAGESPPPPEVPAEELQQRATTLSTLQTLYKRLLTALDKSETLAKELQRLQDAKAEQAYGIEKEPPFALSFYDSYLDTIQTLQQQKDSTSSALTLAETSLQKAKEQLGQTQQSIRRLKEQVAAVAADQAAPKLTWDLNSALLNEEVEEAMIAFQTRHVANLETEQSILDNKMEITKQASAWIKEHLHYSEEDLNKQTQHIDEEIQDVQKGIEGLKENLQKVEKAYLRAQTKVDQAVQEQEKRAAEVELGERRAWRDYYQRALEQKHMMLDLLNTRKHIWTQRYALLQKKHSAGELRSLRDNAAERDKRLDESLLSQEKFQSSVQSQMATAQNTLQEENLPKPFVPHIQSEVAALKETIQHNLNLIAMMRSVKSLNQRLLKEVESRLGSVQIAQKVSAFSKEKLLGIWYYELWTAGDHAVTVGKLFIALVLIILGFMFSRMFSRLVQRRLLVKFDVELDAAQAIQRGLFFVLVLSFTLAALRTVNIPLTAFAFLGGAFALGLGFGAQKLLSNLISGVLIMLQRPFRINDIVEIDGTLASVQDVDSRYTRIRDFNNIDVLIPNSYMLDHKIINWTHSDKRMRNTLTVGVSYDDDVELVRELLLQVANSNIKVLKDPAPFVIFRDFGDSALIFDLYFWVDMNTAFGFKVQSEMRFAITRLFRRHHITIAYPQMDVHLDTPPSAASSSGGSTPRFPEKEE is encoded by the coding sequence GTGAAGCTGTCGGAACAAAAGGAACAGGAACTTACCGATCCAGAGACGCTGGAAACGTTGATAGAGAACCTCGACACACGCATTGAACGCGCCAATCTCCAGGCCGCCGGCGAATCGCCGCCTCCGCCGGAGGTGCCTGCGGAAGAGCTGCAACAGCGGGCGACCACGCTCAGTACGCTGCAGACCCTCTACAAACGCCTTCTCACCGCGCTGGATAAGAGCGAGACCCTCGCCAAGGAGCTGCAGCGGCTTCAGGATGCAAAAGCCGAGCAGGCCTACGGGATCGAAAAGGAGCCGCCCTTTGCGCTCTCCTTCTACGACAGCTATCTCGATACCATCCAGACCCTGCAGCAGCAGAAGGATTCCACCAGCTCAGCCCTGACGCTTGCCGAGACAAGCCTCCAGAAGGCAAAGGAGCAGCTCGGCCAGACACAGCAGAGCATCAGGCGACTGAAAGAACAGGTCGCCGCCGTCGCCGCCGACCAGGCTGCGCCGAAACTCACCTGGGACCTCAACTCCGCCCTTTTGAATGAAGAAGTGGAAGAGGCGATGATCGCCTTCCAGACCCGGCACGTCGCAAACCTCGAAACGGAACAGAGCATTCTCGACAACAAAATGGAGATCACCAAACAGGCAAGCGCCTGGATCAAGGAGCATCTCCACTACAGCGAAGAGGACCTGAACAAGCAGACCCAGCACATCGACGAGGAGATACAGGATGTCCAGAAGGGCATAGAAGGGCTCAAGGAGAACCTGCAAAAGGTGGAGAAGGCCTATCTGCGGGCACAGACAAAGGTTGACCAGGCGGTCCAGGAACAGGAGAAACGTGCCGCCGAGGTGGAGCTTGGTGAACGGAGGGCCTGGAGGGACTACTACCAGCGCGCTCTCGAGCAGAAGCACATGATGCTGGATCTTCTCAACACCAGGAAGCATATCTGGACCCAGCGTTACGCATTGTTGCAGAAAAAGCACTCCGCCGGCGAGCTGCGGAGCTTGCGTGACAATGCGGCGGAACGCGACAAACGCCTCGACGAAAGCCTCCTTTCCCAGGAGAAGTTCCAGTCCTCCGTGCAATCACAGATGGCCACCGCGCAGAACACTCTCCAGGAGGAGAATCTGCCCAAACCCTTTGTTCCGCATATCCAGAGCGAAGTGGCGGCGTTGAAGGAGACGATCCAGCACAACCTCAACCTGATCGCCATGATGCGGTCTGTCAAGAGCCTGAATCAGCGCCTGCTCAAAGAAGTAGAATCAAGACTCGGTTCCGTACAGATCGCACAGAAGGTCTCCGCCTTCTCCAAGGAAAAGCTTCTGGGTATCTGGTACTACGAGCTGTGGACCGCCGGCGACCACGCCGTGACCGTGGGGAAGCTGTTCATTGCGCTCGTTCTGATCATCCTGGGATTCATGTTCAGCAGGATGTTTTCCAGACTTGTGCAACGGAGATTGCTCGTCAAGTTCGACGTGGAGCTGGACGCGGCGCAGGCGATCCAGCGGGGGCTCTTTTTCGTCCTGGTTCTCTCCTTCACCCTCGCCGCACTGAGGACCGTCAACATTCCGCTCACAGCCTTCGCCTTCCTCGGCGGTGCCTTCGCCCTCGGTCTTGGTTTCGGCGCCCAGAAGCTGCTGAGCAATCTCATCAGCGGTGTGCTGATCATGCTGCAGCGTCCGTTCCGCATCAACGACATTGTGGAGATCGACGGCACACTGGCCTCGGTGCAGGACGTGGACTCCCGATATACCCGGATCAGGGATTTCAACAATATCGATGTCCTGATCCCCAACAGCTACATGCTGGACCACAAGATCATCAACTGGACCCACTCCGACAAACGCATGCGCAACACCCTCACCGTGGGCGTCTCCTACGATGACGACGTCGAGCTGGTACGCGAACTCCTCCTGCAGGTGGCGAACAGCAATATCAAGGTGCTCAAGGATCCGGCGCCCTTTGTCATCTTCAGGGACTTCGGCGACAGCGCGCTGATCTTCGACCTCTACTTCTGGGTGGACATGAATACCGCCTTCGGGTTCAAGGTGCAGAGCGAGATGCGTTTTGCCATTACACGTCTCTTCCGCCGGCACCACATCACCATCGCGTACCCCCAGATGGATGTCCATCTGGACACGCCCCCCTCTGCCGCGTCATCATCCGGGGGCAGCACACCACGTTTCCCCGAAAAGGAAGAATAA